A single window of Microbispora hainanensis DNA harbors:
- a CDS encoding ABC transporter permease produces MSATIVPEAETGAAAAVRRNFWRGVWRVMRRKPSRMVGAVILVVFALMGILGPMLYPDPLPRDTSALYAPPSLRHPFGTDFEGTDVLALVVTGSRYVLLTALVTAAITVVVGAGVGLFAGFRRGRWDTVLMRFTDMKLTIPGLPLLLVLSTVWKFTGAVEMGLVLGLLGWGGVARAVRSQTLSLRERGFIEAARGLGLSTTHIVGRELLPGMAPYIAMNALIAVTGAVYAQVGLFFLGVLPFEANNWGVMLNLAVFGGGALTTTAALPYLLAPLLAILLLTLGIVLVVDAMDEIFNPRLREE; encoded by the coding sequence ATGAGCGCCACCATCGTGCCGGAGGCGGAGACGGGGGCCGCCGCGGCGGTCCGCCGCAACTTCTGGCGGGGCGTCTGGCGGGTCATGCGGCGCAAGCCGAGCCGGATGGTCGGTGCGGTCATCCTCGTGGTGTTCGCCCTCATGGGGATCCTCGGGCCGATGCTCTACCCCGACCCCCTGCCGCGCGACACGAGCGCGCTCTACGCGCCCCCGAGCCTGCGGCATCCGTTCGGCACCGACTTCGAGGGGACGGACGTGCTCGCCCTCGTCGTCACCGGTTCCCGGTACGTCCTGCTGACGGCCCTCGTGACGGCCGCCATCACGGTCGTCGTCGGCGCGGGCGTCGGGCTGTTCGCCGGGTTCCGGCGGGGCCGCTGGGACACCGTGCTCATGCGGTTCACCGACATGAAGCTCACGATCCCGGGGCTGCCGCTGCTGCTGGTGCTGTCGACCGTGTGGAAGTTCACCGGCGCGGTCGAGATGGGCCTGGTGCTCGGGCTGCTCGGCTGGGGCGGTGTGGCCCGGGCCGTGCGGTCGCAGACGCTGTCGCTGCGCGAACGCGGCTTCATCGAGGCGGCCCGGGGGCTCGGCCTGTCCACGACGCACATCGTCGGCAGGGAGCTGCTGCCCGGCATGGCTCCGTACATCGCGATGAACGCGCTCATCGCGGTGACCGGCGCGGTCTACGCGCAGGTGGGCCTGTTCTTCCTGGGCGTGCTGCCGTTCGAGGCGAACAACTGGGGCGTCATGCTCAACCTCGCCGTCTTCGGCGGCGGCGCGCTGACCACGACGGCCGCGCTGCCCTATCTGCTGGCGCCGCTGCTGGCGATCCTGCTGCTCACGCTCGGCATCGTGCTGGTCGTGGACGCCATGGACGAGATCTTCAACCCCCGGCTGCGGGAGGAGTGA
- a CDS encoding ABC transporter ATP-binding protein, which yields MAPEQSPPGVRIRGLTVVYRTPAGELPAVSGVDLDLAPGTITGVVGESGSGKSTLALSLLNAVQPPGRIAAGSVEIDGLGDVVALGGEGLRRARGRHVGYVFQAAQNSLNPLKTVGKQVLDLGRSHGVEDPRGLLADARDLLGRMGLDGARVLDCYQHELSGGMRQRVGIMLALVLNARLVVLDEPTTALDMITQATILRIVREVHAERGLTTLVITHDLGVVAEVADRLAVMYGGRLAEQGPTREVLAAPRHPYTQGLLGAIPRLVGDIGEACALPGRPPTLAGIPADGCVFRERCPLRMDVCETGRPPVVVSGSRSAACHAVREDEGNRPAVAAVTGEDQA from the coding sequence ATGGCTCCCGAGCAGAGTCCTCCCGGCGTCCGGATCCGCGGGCTGACCGTGGTCTATCGCACCCCGGCCGGCGAGCTGCCCGCGGTGTCCGGCGTCGACCTCGACCTCGCGCCCGGCACGATCACCGGTGTCGTCGGCGAGTCGGGCTCCGGCAAGTCGACGCTCGCGTTGTCGCTGCTCAACGCCGTCCAGCCGCCCGGCAGGATCGCGGCGGGCAGCGTCGAGATCGACGGGCTCGGCGACGTCGTCGCGCTCGGCGGCGAGGGGCTGCGCCGAGCCCGGGGGCGGCACGTCGGGTATGTCTTCCAGGCGGCGCAGAACTCCCTCAATCCGCTCAAGACGGTCGGCAAGCAGGTGCTCGACCTGGGGCGTTCGCACGGCGTCGAGGACCCGCGCGGCCTGCTGGCCGACGCCCGCGACCTGCTCGGCCGGATGGGCCTGGACGGCGCCCGGGTGCTCGACTGCTATCAGCACGAGCTGTCGGGCGGCATGCGCCAGCGGGTCGGCATCATGCTGGCCCTGGTGCTGAACGCCCGCCTCGTCGTGCTGGACGAGCCCACGACCGCCCTCGACATGATCACGCAGGCGACGATCCTGCGCATCGTGCGGGAGGTGCACGCCGAGCGCGGGCTCACCACGCTCGTCATCACCCACGACCTCGGGGTGGTCGCCGAGGTCGCCGACCGGCTCGCGGTCATGTACGGCGGGCGGCTGGCCGAGCAGGGGCCCACCCGGGAGGTGCTGGCCGCGCCGCGCCACCCGTACACCCAGGGGCTGCTCGGGGCCATCCCGCGCCTCGTCGGCGACATCGGCGAGGCATGCGCCCTGCCGGGCCGCCCGCCGACGCTGGCCGGCATCCCGGCCGACGGGTGCGTGTTCCGCGAGCGCTGCCCGCTGCGCATGGACGTGTGCGAGACCGGCCGGCCGCCGGTGGTCGTCTCGGGCTCCCGGTCGGCGGCCTGCCATGCCGTACGGGAAGACGAGGGGAACAGACCGGCCGTGGCCGCCGTGACGGGGGAGGACCAGGCATGA
- a CDS encoding ABC transporter ATP-binding protein, with amino-acid sequence MISGIGITKTFRQRGGVLGAREVPALRGVDFAIPKGGAVSFIGESGCGKTTLGRIIAGLETCDSGEIVIDDVAMSSLSHRRRQPYFRRVQLIHQDPYSALNPTRTIHQALAAPLALRAKQTGRPHSWADERARELLGLVGLDPGYVLPRYPHQLSGGMRQRVVIARALTVDPEVLVADEAVSMIDVSLRLGILALLKDLRERLGVSVLFITHDVATARYIGTDGELYVIYRGQVVERGPVETVISAPVHPYTQALLSAIPVLHGLESPGEQRVVPVEASGEYPDGCLFAPRCPFRTERCERERPALGRDGDTPQEHACFHPERRSVVALPVSRR; translated from the coding sequence ATGATCAGCGGGATCGGCATCACGAAGACGTTCCGGCAGCGCGGCGGCGTGCTCGGCGCCCGGGAGGTGCCCGCGCTGCGCGGCGTGGACTTCGCCATTCCGAAAGGAGGCGCGGTCTCGTTCATCGGCGAGTCGGGCTGTGGCAAGACGACGCTCGGCCGGATCATCGCCGGGCTGGAGACCTGCGACTCCGGGGAGATCGTCATCGACGACGTGGCGATGTCGTCGCTGAGCCACCGCAGGCGGCAGCCGTACTTCCGCCGGGTGCAGCTCATCCACCAGGACCCCTACTCCGCGCTGAACCCGACGCGCACGATCCACCAGGCCCTGGCCGCGCCGCTCGCGCTGCGGGCGAAACAGACCGGCCGGCCGCACTCGTGGGCGGACGAGCGGGCCAGGGAGCTGCTCGGGCTGGTCGGGCTCGACCCGGGCTACGTGCTGCCGCGTTATCCCCACCAGTTGTCGGGCGGCATGCGCCAGCGCGTGGTGATCGCCCGCGCGCTGACCGTCGATCCCGAGGTCCTGGTCGCCGACGAGGCCGTCTCGATGATCGATGTGTCGCTGCGCCTGGGCATCCTCGCGCTGCTCAAGGACCTGCGCGAGCGGCTCGGGGTGAGCGTGCTGTTCATCACCCACGATGTGGCGACGGCCCGCTATATCGGCACCGACGGCGAGCTGTACGTCATCTATCGCGGCCAGGTGGTCGAACGCGGCCCGGTCGAGACCGTCATCTCGGCCCCGGTGCATCCCTACACGCAGGCGCTGCTGTCGGCCATACCGGTGCTGCACGGCCTGGAGTCGCCGGGCGAGCAGCGCGTGGTGCCGGTGGAGGCGTCGGGAGAGTACCCGGACGGGTGCCTGTTCGCGCCGCGCTGCCCGTTCAGGACCGAGCGGTGCGAACGCGAGCGGCCCGCGCTCGGCCGCGACGGCGACACGCCGCAGGAGCACGCCTGCTTCCATCCCGAGCGCCGCAGCGTGGTCGCACTGCCGGTGAGCCGCCGGTGA
- the murQ gene encoding N-acetylmuramic acid 6-phosphate etherase — translation MTDPLTGLSTEHGELETELGELYTEQGELYTEQGELYTEQGELYTEQSDPRYREIDRLPTEEIARLMNAADATVPGAVARAIPAVSAAIDAIAARMARGGRLFYVGAGTSGRLGVLDASECPPTFGTDPELVQGVIAGGEAALTRSVEGAEDDRDGGAADVADRGLGPLDSLVGISASGRAPFVLGALDAAARRGALTVSLSCNPGSPLSERAEHPIEVVVGPEVVAGSTRLKAGTAQKLVLNMISTIVMIRLGRTYGNAMIEVSAVNEKLARRATRMVGDITGAGAAAARGALEAADWNVKVAVLMIERDLGPDGARALLKANGDRLEAARRAGGAA, via the coding sequence ATGACTGACCCACTGACGGGCCTGTCCACCGAGCACGGAGAGCTTGAAACCGAGCTCGGCGAGCTCTATACCGAGCAGGGCGAGTTGTACACCGAGCAGGGCGAGTTGTACACCGAGCAGGGCGAGTTGTACACCGAGCAGAGCGATCCGCGTTATCGCGAGATCGACCGGCTGCCGACCGAGGAGATCGCCCGCCTGATGAACGCGGCCGACGCCACGGTGCCCGGCGCGGTGGCCAGGGCCATCCCGGCCGTCTCGGCCGCCATCGACGCGATCGCCGCCCGGATGGCGCGGGGCGGACGCCTGTTCTACGTGGGGGCGGGGACGTCCGGCAGGCTGGGCGTGCTCGACGCCTCGGAATGCCCGCCGACCTTCGGCACCGACCCCGAACTGGTGCAGGGCGTCATCGCGGGCGGCGAGGCCGCGCTGACCCGGTCGGTCGAGGGCGCCGAGGACGACCGCGACGGCGGGGCGGCGGACGTCGCCGACCGCGGCCTGGGCCCGCTCGACTCGCTCGTGGGGATCTCCGCCAGCGGACGCGCGCCGTTCGTGCTGGGGGCGCTGGACGCGGCCGCCCGCCGTGGGGCGCTGACCGTGAGCCTGTCCTGCAACCCGGGGTCGCCGCTGTCGGAGCGGGCCGAGCATCCGATCGAGGTGGTCGTCGGCCCCGAGGTGGTGGCCGGCTCGACCCGGCTCAAGGCGGGCACCGCGCAGAAGCTCGTGCTCAACATGATCTCCACGATCGTGATGATCCGGCTCGGCAGGACGTACGGGAACGCCATGATCGAGGTCTCGGCGGTGAACGAGAAGCTCGCGCGCAGGGCGACGCGGATGGTCGGCGACATCACCGGCGCGGGGGCCGCCGCCGCGCGGGGCGCGTTGGAGGCGGCGGACTGGAACGTCAAGGTGGCGGTGCTGATGATCGAGCGCGACCTTGGCCCGGACGGCGCCCGGGCGCTGCTGAAGGCCAACGGCGACCGGCTGGAGGCCGCCCGCCGCGCCGGCGGCGCGGCCTGA
- a CDS encoding MurR/RpiR family transcriptional regulator yields the protein MNENEGAPVNPIATVRAVLPSLTPAAQTIARLILDDPAMVARSTITEVSAVSGISEATIVRTARALGFAGYSQLRFALAAAVARDTPERLVPGDLAPDDPLTDVIAKVTRAESQALADTAAQLSPDGLGAVVDAVAGARRVDVYGVGASGLVAADMAQKLMRIGLPGHYFTDAHLALTSAALLREGDVAVGVSCTGETPDVLGPIRVARKAGATAVAITNNPRSSLAGLADHVLVSAGRETAFRPGALASRISQLLIVDCVFVGVAQRTFDSSDAALRATRDALADYLGDAHRRARSA from the coding sequence ATGAACGAGAACGAGGGCGCACCGGTCAACCCGATCGCGACGGTGCGTGCGGTGTTGCCCTCGCTCACCCCCGCCGCCCAGACCATCGCGCGCCTCATCCTCGACGACCCCGCCATGGTGGCCCGCAGCACCATCACCGAGGTCAGCGCGGTCTCGGGGATCAGCGAGGCGACGATCGTGCGGACGGCACGGGCGCTGGGCTTCGCCGGTTATTCGCAACTGCGGTTCGCCCTCGCGGCGGCCGTCGCCAGGGACACCCCCGAGCGGCTCGTGCCCGGCGACCTCGCCCCCGACGACCCGCTGACCGACGTGATCGCCAAGGTCACCCGGGCCGAGTCGCAGGCGCTCGCCGACACGGCGGCCCAGCTCAGCCCCGACGGTCTCGGCGCGGTCGTGGACGCCGTCGCCGGCGCCCGCCGCGTGGACGTGTACGGCGTGGGCGCCTCCGGCCTCGTCGCGGCCGACATGGCGCAGAAACTGATGCGGATCGGGCTGCCCGGCCACTACTTCACCGACGCCCACCTCGCGCTCACCAGCGCCGCGCTGCTGCGCGAGGGAGACGTGGCCGTCGGGGTGAGCTGCACCGGCGAGACGCCCGACGTGCTCGGCCCGATCCGGGTCGCCCGCAAGGCCGGCGCGACGGCCGTGGCCATCACGAACAACCCGCGCTCGTCGCTGGCCGGGCTCGCCGATCACGTCCTCGTCTCCGCCGGGCGCGAGACGGCGTTCCGGCCGGGCGCGCTGGCCAGCCGGATCAGTCAGTTGCTCATCGTCGACTGCGTCTTCGTCGGCGTCGCGCAGCGCACGTTCGACAGCTCCGACGCGGCCTTACGGGCGACCCGCGACGCGCTCGCCGACTATCTCGGCGACGCCCACCGCCGCGCCCGCTCGGCCTGA
- a CDS encoding glycoside hydrolase family 10 protein — translation MSSPSRRAVLRGLALAAAASAAPLPSLAASPASASSAGYVPPLRQMRGMWIASVVNINWPSKTGLTPEQQRAEFEAWCDLAVARRLNSVFVQIRPTADAFWPSPYEPWSQYLTGVQGQDPGYDPLGFAVEAAHRRGLAFHAWFNPYRVSMQSDPAKLHPDHPGRKHPEWIVPYGGKLYYNPGIPEVRAFVQDAMLDAVTRYDIDGVHFDDYFYPVNTTEFDDSAAYAAYGGGFADLASWRRNNVDLLVREMQQRVRRAKPEVIWGIGPSGIWRNKATDPLGSDTSGGQSYDNLHADTRTWVRNGWLDYIAPQLYWYIGQSNADYAKLVPWWSGVAAGTGVQLWIGQAAYKAGTAGQPAEWFQPDELSRHLTLNRDHSEVGGDIWYNAADVRDDRLGSISGVLNEHYTRPALAPLLPRLAGGEPPRRPVLASARRVSGGVELHVEATGPRAPFQFAVFRFDRPARPQDFADAEHLVAVVPGDRHVRWVDPDGARGHRYHVTAVDRVSRQSEPSGERGVH, via the coding sequence TTGAGCTCTCCCTCCCGGCGTGCCGTGCTGCGCGGCCTGGCCCTCGCCGCCGCGGCGTCGGCCGCACCGCTGCCGTCCCTCGCCGCGTCCCCCGCTTCCGCCTCTTCCGCCGGCTACGTGCCACCGCTGCGCCAGATGCGCGGCATGTGGATCGCCTCGGTCGTCAACATCAACTGGCCGTCCAAGACGGGCCTCACGCCCGAGCAGCAGCGGGCCGAGTTCGAGGCCTGGTGCGACCTTGCCGTGGCGCGCCGGCTCAACTCCGTGTTCGTGCAGATCAGGCCCACCGCCGACGCCTTCTGGCCGTCCCCGTACGAGCCGTGGTCGCAGTACCTCACCGGGGTCCAGGGGCAGGACCCGGGCTACGACCCGCTGGGCTTCGCCGTCGAGGCGGCCCACCGGAGGGGGCTGGCGTTCCACGCCTGGTTCAACCCCTACCGCGTGTCGATGCAGTCCGACCCGGCCAAGCTGCACCCCGATCACCCCGGCCGCAAGCACCCCGAGTGGATCGTCCCGTACGGCGGGAAGCTCTACTACAACCCCGGCATCCCCGAGGTCCGGGCGTTCGTGCAGGACGCGATGCTCGACGCCGTCACCCGCTACGACATCGACGGCGTCCACTTCGACGACTACTTCTACCCGGTCAACACCACCGAGTTCGACGACAGCGCGGCCTATGCGGCGTACGGCGGGGGCTTCGCCGACCTGGCCTCCTGGCGGCGCAACAACGTCGACCTGCTCGTGCGGGAGATGCAGCAGCGCGTGCGGCGGGCCAAGCCCGAGGTGATCTGGGGCATCGGCCCGTCGGGCATCTGGCGCAACAAGGCCACCGACCCGCTGGGCTCCGACACCAGCGGCGGCCAGTCGTACGACAACCTGCACGCCGACACCCGCACGTGGGTGAGGAACGGCTGGCTCGACTACATAGCGCCGCAGCTCTACTGGTACATCGGCCAGTCGAACGCCGACTACGCCAAGCTCGTCCCCTGGTGGTCCGGCGTGGCCGCCGGCACCGGCGTGCAGCTGTGGATCGGCCAGGCGGCGTACAAGGCGGGGACGGCCGGGCAGCCCGCCGAATGGTTCCAGCCGGACGAGCTGTCGCGGCACCTCACGCTCAACCGTGACCACTCGGAGGTCGGCGGAGACATCTGGTACAACGCCGCCGACGTCCGCGACGACCGCCTCGGGTCGATCAGCGGCGTGCTGAACGAGCACTACACCCGGCCCGCGCTCGCACCGCTGCTGCCGAGGCTCGCGGGCGGCGAGCCGCCGCGCCGTCCGGTGCTCGCCTCGGCCCGCCGCGTGAGCGGGGGCGTGGAGCTGCACGTCGAGGCCACCGGACCCCGCGCGCCGTTCCAGTTCGCCGTCTTCCGGTTCGACCGGCCCGCCCGCCCGCAGGACTTCGCCGACGCGGAGCACCTGGTCGCGGTCGTCCCGGGGGACCGGCACGTCCGCTGGGTCGATCCGGACGGCGCACGCGGCCACCGCTACCACGTCACGGCCGTCGACCGGGTCTCCCGGCAGAGCGAGCCGAGCGGGGAACGCGGCGTCCACTGA
- a CDS encoding carboxymuconolactone decarboxylase family protein, with protein MTVHASTDTINEMDPVFAQMAAASVGHCWAVPELTDREKVFLALVADICQPALGLPFEMHVRAGLRRGVSTADMRALLRLISYDSGYVAALGALERLAEIEAAAGLPRPEAEPLPRELLETGPGAAPTPLPAPVRAELTKLDPYFLEYFDLQSRMRGVQGPGTLSVRERAFMTMSVDVHYQTLDETFRIHVGRALGAGATPEDVRAVLRFNAQFGATRAWQAWKALNACLADLAPTR; from the coding sequence GTGACCGTCCACGCTTCGACCGACACGATCAACGAGATGGACCCGGTGTTCGCCCAGATGGCGGCCGCCAGCGTCGGGCACTGCTGGGCGGTGCCCGAGCTGACCGACCGCGAGAAGGTGTTCCTCGCCCTGGTGGCGGACATCTGCCAGCCCGCCCTCGGGCTCCCGTTCGAGATGCACGTCCGCGCGGGGCTGCGGCGGGGCGTGTCCACCGCGGACATGCGGGCACTGCTGCGCCTGATCTCCTACGACAGCGGGTACGTCGCGGCGCTGGGCGCGCTGGAGCGGCTCGCCGAGATCGAGGCCGCGGCCGGGCTCCCCCGTCCGGAGGCGGAACCGCTGCCCCGCGAGCTGCTGGAGACCGGCCCCGGCGCGGCGCCGACCCCGCTGCCCGCGCCCGTGCGGGCCGAGCTGACCAAGCTCGACCCGTACTTCCTGGAGTATTTCGACCTCCAGTCGCGGATGCGGGGCGTCCAGGGCCCGGGCACGCTGAGCGTCCGCGAGCGGGCGTTCATGACGATGAGCGTCGACGTGCACTACCAGACGCTGGACGAGACGTTCCGCATCCACGTGGGCCGCGCCCTCGGGGCAGGCGCGACCCCCGAGGACGTGCGGGCCGTGCTGCGCTTCAACGCGCAGTTCGGGGCGACCCGGGCGTGGCAGGCGTGGAAGGCGCTCAACGCGTGCCTCGCCGACCTCGCCCCCACCCGCTGA
- a CDS encoding TetR/AcrR family transcriptional regulator, whose protein sequence is MESSTPPAPAARRRPNARGQGERLREEIVAAAMRMLDALADDEALSLRAVAREVSIAATSVYLHFPDRDALVLAVLRRCNEELVRTGDEADAAHEDPAARLRARILAQTAWAHEHPGLYKVLHESAVHRRLGMPFKEVLVARTTEAVQRCMDAGVAPRDDAATVAIDLRTAVNGMLSQRINEPDLPWPPAEEQIDRFLTKLVGLPPRAG, encoded by the coding sequence ATGGAATCAAGCACGCCCCCGGCTCCCGCCGCCCGCCGCCGTCCGAACGCGCGGGGGCAGGGCGAGCGGCTGCGCGAGGAGATCGTCGCGGCGGCCATGCGGATGCTCGACGCCCTCGCCGACGACGAGGCGCTGTCGCTGCGGGCCGTGGCGCGCGAGGTGTCGATCGCGGCCACCTCGGTCTACCTGCACTTTCCCGACCGGGACGCGCTCGTGCTCGCCGTGCTGCGGCGCTGCAACGAGGAGCTGGTGCGCACCGGCGACGAGGCGGACGCCGCGCACGAGGACCCCGCGGCGCGGCTGCGGGCGCGCATCCTCGCGCAGACCGCCTGGGCCCACGAGCATCCGGGCCTCTACAAGGTGCTGCACGAGAGCGCGGTCCACCGGCGGCTCGGCATGCCGTTCAAGGAGGTGCTGGTCGCCAGGACGACGGAGGCGGTCCAGCGCTGCATGGACGCCGGCGTCGCCCCGCGTGACGACGCGGCGACCGTCGCGATCGACCTGCGTACGGCGGTGAACGGCATGCTGTCGCAACGGATCAACGAGCCCGACCTGCCCTGGCCGCCAGCCGAGGAGCAGATCGACCGTTTCCTCACCAAGCTCGTCGGCCTCCCGCCGAGAGCCGGCTGA
- a CDS encoding anhydro-N-acetylmuramic acid kinase: protein MRILGLMSGTSHDGIDCALVRWSRDGDLLTGVVEHTATVPYPPELRAAIVAALPPGRTDMGEVCRLDTLVGQAFADAAAACPAADLVCSHGQTMYHWVKGGRVRGTLQLGQPAWIAERLGVPVVSDLRVRDVAAGGQGAPLVSAFDLPLLAGLPASAGRAGALNLGGIANITVAPTACEPPLGPAACEPPLAYDTGPASALTDAAVRAATGMPYDEDGRLAAAGKVHEGLLAELLAEPYYHRPPPKTTGKELFNAGYLDRIAGPYALGLPDLVATLTALTAETVAAELRRHGLGTVVVSGGGVRNPALMRALRERADGVRLLPSDDLGVPSDAKEAVAFSYLGWLTAHGLPGTVPACTGATGARVLGTITPGPGPLRLPAPLDLPPRRIRMGGVVDPHTV, encoded by the coding sequence GTGCGCATACTCGGGCTGATGTCGGGGACCTCCCACGACGGGATCGACTGCGCGCTCGTCCGCTGGTCGCGCGACGGCGACCTGCTCACCGGGGTCGTGGAGCACACCGCCACCGTGCCCTACCCGCCCGAGCTGCGGGCCGCGATCGTCGCCGCGCTGCCCCCGGGCCGTACGGACATGGGCGAGGTCTGCCGCCTCGACACGCTCGTCGGACAGGCGTTCGCCGACGCGGCGGCGGCCTGCCCGGCCGCCGACCTCGTCTGCTCGCACGGGCAGACGATGTACCACTGGGTGAAGGGCGGGCGCGTGCGCGGGACGCTCCAGCTCGGGCAGCCCGCCTGGATCGCCGAACGGCTCGGCGTGCCGGTCGTGTCGGACCTGCGGGTGCGCGACGTGGCCGCGGGCGGGCAGGGCGCGCCGCTCGTGTCCGCCTTCGACCTGCCGCTGCTGGCCGGGCTGCCCGCCTCGGCGGGACGCGCGGGCGCGCTCAACCTGGGCGGCATCGCCAACATCACCGTCGCCCCCACCGCCTGCGAGCCTCCGCTCGGCCCTGCCGCTTGCGAGCCTCCGCTCGCCTATGACACCGGCCCGGCCTCGGCGCTGACGGACGCGGCCGTGCGCGCCGCCACCGGCATGCCGTACGACGAGGACGGCAGGCTGGCCGCGGCGGGGAAGGTCCACGAGGGGCTGCTGGCCGAGCTGCTCGCCGAGCCCTACTATCACCGGCCGCCGCCCAAGACGACGGGCAAGGAACTGTTCAACGCGGGCTATCTGGACCGGATCGCCGGGCCGTACGCGCTGGGCCTGCCCGACCTGGTGGCGACGCTCACGGCGCTGACCGCGGAGACGGTGGCGGCGGAGCTGCGGCGGCACGGGCTCGGCACGGTCGTCGTCTCCGGGGGCGGCGTGCGCAACCCGGCCCTGATGCGCGCGCTGCGCGAGCGGGCCGACGGCGTGCGGCTGCTGCCGAGCGACGACCTCGGCGTGCCCTCGGACGCCAAGGAGGCCGTCGCGTTCTCTTATCTCGGCTGGCTCACCGCGCACGGCCTGCCCGGCACCGTGCCCGCGTGCACCGGCGCCACAGGGGCGCGCGTGCTCGGCACGATCACCCCCGGTCCCGGCCCGCTGCGGCTGCCTGCGCCGCTGGACCTGCCGCCTCGGCGGATCCGCATGGGCGGCGTGGTTGACCCTCACACCGTGTGA
- a CDS encoding MerR family transcriptional regulator, whose product MFTIGDFARHGRVSVRMLRHYDAIGLLRPAHVDPASGYRFYEAGQLARLNRIIALKDLGFTLGQVQEILDEQVSAGELRGMLRLRQAELEAAMAAAAARLAQVEARLRTIESEGHMSTDDVVVKRIPAVRVAELGAVARSYEPEDIGPVVGPLFQELCRRLDEAGVTPVGPGIAYYEDAPGGDGILAHVALPVAVASGDGQDFAVVDLPAIERAATIVHRGPMDDVLPTSQTLARWIADGGERSAGYARELYLECPDDPAGWVTELQEPLAS is encoded by the coding sequence ATGTTCACGATCGGAGACTTCGCCAGGCACGGCCGCGTGTCGGTCCGCATGCTGCGCCACTACGACGCGATCGGGCTGCTCCGCCCGGCCCACGTCGATCCCGCGAGCGGCTACCGCTTCTACGAGGCGGGCCAGCTCGCCCGCCTCAACCGGATCATCGCGCTCAAGGACCTGGGTTTCACCCTCGGTCAGGTGCAGGAGATCCTGGACGAGCAGGTGAGCGCCGGGGAACTGCGCGGGATGCTGCGGCTGCGGCAGGCCGAGCTGGAGGCGGCGATGGCCGCCGCGGCGGCCCGGCTGGCCCAGGTCGAGGCGAGGCTCCGGACGATCGAAAGTGAGGGACACATGAGCACCGACGACGTGGTGGTCAAGCGCATCCCCGCTGTCCGGGTGGCCGAGCTCGGCGCCGTGGCGCGCAGCTACGAGCCCGAGGACATCGGCCCGGTGGTCGGCCCGCTGTTCCAGGAGCTGTGCCGCAGGCTGGACGAGGCCGGGGTGACCCCGGTGGGGCCGGGGATCGCCTACTACGAGGACGCCCCGGGCGGCGACGGGATCCTCGCGCACGTGGCGCTGCCGGTCGCGGTCGCGTCCGGAGACGGTCAGGACTTCGCGGTCGTGGACCTGCCCGCGATCGAGCGGGCGGCCACTATCGTGCACCGCGGGCCGATGGACGACGTCCTCCCGACCTCGCAGACGCTGGCCCGGTGGATCGCCGACGGCGGTGAGCGCTCCGCCGGGTACGCCAGGGAGCTCTACCTGGAGTGCCCCGACGACCCCGCCGGCTGGGTGACCGAACTCCAGGAGCCGCTCGCCTCGTAG